The sequence catcttttttgtttgcagcgatcgttttttgtttgcagcgcatcttttttgtttgcagcgatcgttttttgtttgcagcgcatcttttttgtttgcagcgatcgttttttgtttgcagcatgtcccttgtgggccatcgtACGTTTCGGCTAATacttaagccttcatcagtgaatgATAACGAAGGTCATACGCAAGTGAAAGTAACGTGACGCGAAGCGTGTAACTCATGCTCGCGCGATGCCTTTGTAGACTTCCGGAAGTAGGATATGATCGTTCCGGGAGTTAGGGTCCAAAGTAGAGTGCCAGGCTTCGAGAAAAAGTCGCTCATGATAATTGGATTCGAAACCAACGACCtcgacattttcaaagttcataCGATGGCCGAAAAGGTTAACATGGCCTGCAACTTTAGAATTCTGGTCAAAATTTGCCACTGCCTTTTTGTGCTCTACAATTCGGGTCTTTATTGACCTTTCTGTTTGGCCATAGTACACAAAATTGCACTGTGTGCAACTGATTTTGTACACAATGCCTGATTCCTGGCGGTCAGAATCGTCGAGCTCTTTCGGGCGTGGAAAAAGGCTGTTGATGGTTTGTTGTGGTTTGTAAGCTACTTTGACCTTATGCTGATTCAATATGCGCCCAATTTTCTCGGATACACCCTGTACATACGGCAGCActacaaaaccattgaagttGTTTTCGGCGGGTTGTGTGGTTAACGCTCTCTCGCGGTTATGAAGAAAAGACAAGGGATAGTTGTTATCTCGCAGAACGGCTTTGACTCGGTGCATTTCTTCCCGTCTTCCCTTATTCGTTGATAGAATGTTATTTGCTCTTCTCAGCAAAGTGTTGACCACGGATCTTTTGTGGCACAAAGGGTGACAGGAAAAGAAATCGAGATAACGGTCGGTGTGtgttggttttctgtaaacATCCACTTGAATTTTTGTGCCGCGTCTACTAGTAATGGTGTCTAGAAAAGGTAAGCCTTGCCCATGGGTGTTTTCTAGTTCCAAAGTGAACTGTATATTCGGGTTGATCGAGTTCAGATGTTTGTGAAACTGGTCGACCTGATCCTTTCTTAAACAAGAATGACTATCGTCCACATAGCGAAACCACCATTTGGGAGGGTGCGGGAATGTGGAGATAGCCGTTTCCTCAATTTAATGAATATGTTTAAAAATGGAAACATAACATGATATCTCCTGAttacacatttttcatttttaaacataTTCATTCAACGAATGGCGCCCACGCTTTGACGCTGGCCAGACATTTTGAACGGAAGTCCATAGCACTCGCAAGGTACAACAAGCACTTAACTTTTAATCATCTGCTTAAAAGCCATGGTGTCCTGCCTCCAAGTCTGTGTTTTACTCCGCCTATCAGAACTAAAGCGGGCTACAAAATAGCTAGAAAGGCAGGCCTAAAGTACTTGAGACTGCGAATAACTCATTGCCATAATAACATCAAGGCTTTGACTACAGCGCTTCATGACTTGTCAGTTGAACTTGAATCCAAACTGTCGCGCGAGCATCTGCGTGCTCTTCAAGAAACTGTCAAACAATCAACCACAGCTACTTCAGAGAGGGTTTCACAAACACATGCAAAAAAGTTCAATCAACTGCTTAGCAACATGAAACGCGGAAGAAGCCCACCCGTAGTTGACAAAGAAAAATGGGTTGTTATTGTATCACAACGCACTTTGAGTCCAGTTGAAATTACAGCCCTCGAAAAAGGTTTCAAATTCTCCATCGCTCCAAAGAAAATACCGGTCGCAAAAATCTTATCTTCTGTTGAGAACGGCATTTTCAGTCTCAACCAATCGGCAAAAGACACTATACGCGTTTCGATTGCGAACATTCTTAAGAACTGTAACGTCCCCGCGTCGATCAACATACCGTAAGCACAGAAGACAGCGCTACTTAATTTGCGAAAGGATGAGTCTGTAAAGGTCCTTCCGGCCGTATAAAGGAAGATCCATCGTTGTGATGGACAGCGATGAGTACAAAGAGAAAGTAGCCGTTTTATTAAATGACACTAAAACTTATTTGAAATTAACGGACAAGAGATTGAACCCCACATCCAGTGTTGAGAAAGACCTTAACAAAATTCTACTTAAAATCAAGAACGAGAACAACGGCACAGCACCACAAATTTCCCCAAATTTATACAGGAAACTGCACTGCGGTAATTCAAATCCAGCATCTTTTTATGGTCTTCCGAAAATTCACAAACCTGGACGTCCATTGCGCCCCATTACAAGCAGTATAGGTAGTCCAACATATGCCGTGTCCAAATATCTGGTTTCCGTCCTGTCGCCTCTGAGAAAAAACACCTACACCGTCCAAAATAGTTCCGTTTTCACACAGCAAATAAAACAGCATTCCATCAGCAGCGAAGAAGTGATGGTCTCCTTCGATGTGAAGTCTCTGTTCACCTCCATACCTGTGAACTTAGCCCTCACCATAACCAAGGACAGGCTTCAACGGGACCAGAATCTAGCGGAACGTTCCTATCTTTCTGTTGACAACATTTTGAAACTTTCAGACTTTGTTCTCAACCAGAATTACTTTAAATATGATGGCGATCACTACAAACAGATATTTGGAGAAAATTGGGCGCATATTGAATCAGCATAAGGTCAAAGTAGCTTACAAACCACAACAAACCATCAACAGCCTTTTTCCACGCCCGAAAGAGCTCGACGATTCTGACCGCCAGGAATCAGGCATTGCGTACAAAATCAGTTGCACACAGTGCAATTTTGTGTACTATGGCCAAACAGAAAGGTCAATAAAGACCCGAATTGTAGAGCACAAAAAGGCAGTGGCAAATTTTGACCAGAATTCTTAAGTTGCAGGCCATGTTAACCTTTTCGGCCATCGtatgaactttgaaaatgtcgaGGTCGTTGGTTTCGAATCCAATTATCATGAGCGACTTTTTCTCGAAGCCTGGCACTCTACTTTGGACCCTAACTCCCGGAACGATCATATCCTACTTCCGGAAGTCTACAAAGGCATCGCGCGAGCATGAGTTACACGCTTCGCGTCACGTTACTTTCACTTGCGTATGACCTTCGTTATcattcactgatgaaggcttaagtATTAGCCGAAACGTCTGTTACCAACTActaagagtcagtggcaaaccttttccatgACATAATTTCATTAATACACTGTTTACGGTTTAAAGCTGTAAGCTTCTGGacgggtggcaaagggggggtcgtgatcccgtttcacgcacaaattttaacaaaattcacgcgtcacgttttgaatcagtcattagggacctttagcatcacgtttacggcaaacttCAAACGGCTGCTAGCGGTTTGAGGTTTCCCGTTTGCCGTCGTCACCAAAATTGACTTTAGCATGGCGTTGACGTCTTTTGACGGGAAAAGATGAATTCTAGATGAAAtctttatcttcttcaaggtattTTGAGATAAGGCCATTCATCCTTTCTCTACAAGCTCGCCCTGAGAGCGCAACGAGTTTTTTTGTCTTCCGAAAAAATAGGGGGAAGAACCCTCGCAATTTGCTCATAATCAGCGGGACATTTTGGCCTTCGCTGGGCCAGCTCGGTCGCCAGCATCACGTCTCCGCAAGTGTTTGGCCATCTAAAACGCATTTTCTAGAGATAGAACTAGTGTATCAAAAAGATAATAATTGCTGCGGTAAATTTGTTGTTATACGAAGCAAACACAAAGCTGTTTTATCATGTCATTGGTCATAATTTTTTTAGAAGCTGTTTTATGAGACCACAGCCTTGTGTTTGTTTGGTTACTTTATCTGTTACTGGAAATGTAATAGGTTTAAAGTAGGCCATAAATTATTGACTTTGatatactgttgctatggtaacttAGAATAACATCTAGCAGCATTTTTTGATTCACTGGTAGTTAGGCAAATGAACATTCACAAAATTTAGCAATCATAGTCCGTGCTGGTTTTTGGACATAATATTCAAGGAGTATTGAAACACTAAAACCGGATTTTTCAAGGAGTATTCAAAGCAAGTTTACTTTGTCTTGTATTGGTCAAAAGCAACTTTCCAAAAGCTCCCCTGGacataaaatacattttaagaATCTGCGGTCAATCCGTGAATCACTTTACAATCTTAATTTATTTCCTATGCGAACAAAAGTTTAAGgagttttcagtattttcaagtACTTTCAGCaattcattgcttttttttcaagCACCCTTGAAATGTAAAATTGAATTCCAGGGTTTTCAAGGACTGTGGGtggtttaaaatttgaaaactgttgTAAGCCAGCCTGGTTCACACCTGTGACATAACAGCATTGTGATCATGTTACTTCTATGTTGTGTTTTCATACTGGTGGCATTAACATTAAAACAGGATTatttttgtgctttgccatCTGTATGTCACAAGTGTAAACCATGCCTAAAATTAGAAGGGTTGAAAGCAAATAATTGAGACATAAAGTACAATTTGTAATAGTCTTTATTCGAATCATCTAGCAATAAATTGTTTTAAGGACTTTTAATTGTCATTTGGTTTagccaaaaaaaattgtaatttttttatattaactTCAAAGGAATCACACATTACATTTTCCTGATAAGAACATGAGGTCTGAATTTTCTGCAATAAAGAAACGAATAATGTCAGACTAACCAACAGCTTTCATATTTTCTTCTTTCTAACCATTCACGTGAAAGGTTGCCTGAGCCTTTTCAGATTTTAGGTCGGTTTTCAAACGAATTCAAAGAACGTCaatagtaaaacaatgaaacactCACCTAGTAAACAGCGTCGTCAGAGGTCggaattttctgcaaaaaagcGGCGAATAATGTCAGACAGAAACCAATTTGAAGTATTCCAAGTTGACAAAACCGTTCACAATCTTTAAAAGGATACGTGGATGAAAGAAAGTCGTCAAACACGaggtaaaaagcaaaaaaacatcacaagcTCATCTCTTCAATCTTGCACCACCAAAATCGACACGAGTTGGAAAGTGTCACGCCACAAAGCGAGGCTATCGTTCGTGGCGCAGTGAATTCTGGTTCCAAATGTGTTCGTGGCGCAGTGGATTCTGGTAAAAAgcgatcaaatcgagatttttcgTAGCCTATATTTTTCTCTTAAATCctgattatgttgctgctcACTCGCTTCGCTCGTTCCGCAGCAACAAGGCATACATCGATACAGAACTCCATAACTGTGCTTCTTTGCATGCACATGTTTAGGAACTTCGAGCCACCATTTTGCTTTCAACTTCTTTCGCTACtggttttcttcgttttagaTCATGCAAAATACATTGTTTTCTAATCACAAAAAACGACATTTGGATCCATAAAAGGTAGAAAATTTTTACTATGAGAGTCAAATCACTTACCGCTGGAGCGCCTTCTTCCCGTCGAAACCGGAACCGCAAACTGCAAACGTGACAGCAAAGcggtggtcacgtgacctccTCAGGttcgccgtttgccgtaaacgtgatgctaaaagTCCctattgtcggagaaacctcagggaaacgaaattttcacgaccaaacacaaataattcacgaatcacgcatacctcatgaaataaattacgcttcacatgcattcaggtattcacgaatcacgtttctttttaagcaaCTTTCAAGTTTTatcccttatcacgcgtcacgcataaacccctTGCCACCCTCATTCTGGGGCCGTGTGGCGAAAAGGTTGTTTTTTGTTGACAGGGGAAAACCGGACGGAGTACTCGGACAAAGACTTATCGGAGCAgaaaagagaaccaacaaacaatgGCTTAAATGATGCGGTGTGCCTCTCTATGGTAAATTTGATACTGATGGCGATGATTAGAGCACTGACAACGGGCGATGGCGTCCGTTGCCTCTTTGTAATCATTAGCTCCGCGGATGCTGTCGCTAAATTTGTGCCCAACAACATCAGCATTGtctttatttacaacaattttCTAGACGGGTGACTTCAACTTAGactatatacacatatatacaCAACTGTCATATGGTTACTGGAAGTAACTTGGCTTAGATGTGTCCGGCTCTACTGTGCGTTACAGGCATGACTTCCCATTTTTCGGCATTGAAGCGCAGCTGCCACTTGTTAGCCCAATCGCTTAATTTATTCAGGTCAACCTGTGAGGCTGGTATATCCTTATCAGGTTCATTGATTGTGCGGGAGATTTTTTGTTTAATAACAAAGGCAATGTTTAGAATTCAGGTGAGCTGAATAAATTGAACCACTGATGAGCAAATTCACTTTCTCTTTTGATAGGGTTTTATCAGGCATTATGAAAAGAGAGatattaaaaaatgtttctgctttctttttttcaaaaccagGTAACATTAACTGAAATAATGCAGAGTTTTACGCAAAGACATAAGAACTGATGATTTCCAGTCAAGTTTTCCCAGTATTATGTTTCACACTGGCCGTAAGACGTGGAAATTCTCCTAGAAACAAGTCCTTAAACCGCATTGGCTTCAAAGTCCCGGAAAATGTGATTCACGGGGTCTGAAAGTGTGGCTTCTATGGATTAAAAATCGCATTGAACGAAGTTGACAGAAAGGTGTTTTACGAGCGCGGGTGGCACTATTTTTGTTCCGCTACCCGATACTGTTGCTTTTTAATACAGTATCTCTATGAATCTACTTAAAAACCGCGAGGATGACAACTTCGAAAGCTAACATTTCCTATGGATTTATTATGCAATTCATTTTGGGCTAATAGATTTCCACTGAACTATTTGTGTGTTGCCTTGGATAAAGGACTTTTGGGCTGGTTGGCTGTATTATATGTCCGTGTGTGTCCGATATTCCTGGGCGTGGTGTTACATTAGCATCGGTGTTCAtggaattttttattttgtctctgAGAATCCCACTGAACTGTTTTCTTAAACGAACGATTTGCTTCAGACTGCCAAGAATACCTTTTACAAAGAGCTTTTCAGTGTTGAAGATTGATTGATAACAAGGTAATTGCAGCATCTGCATTTTATCTTTGGCTACACTTAACGCATTATCTACAGTTGTTTATCAGGTGAGATACAGCTTCTTGTTAACTTACTACTTTCAAGCGGCAAGAATGAACACACCTGTGGCACAGCAGCGATTGTTTTCACCGAGTCATCATATAACTGTAATCACAGgagcatggagttcccggtgttgtgggtCTGTCCTGTTCTCTCCCTAATTAGCATCTAGCAGGGGGCGGATACTTtagatagggataacctctggtatccttccctttcattcaattGAAAATGAATTAATTGAGTTGATATGATGTGATATGATATGATAGGATACGCTTTGCCAGCTGTGTGTAAGCGCCATTATCACAATTTGTTAAGTTATAAAACGAAGCAAATTATTGGATGTTATTTTAGAAT is a genomic window of Acropora muricata isolate sample 2 chromosome 8, ASM3666990v1, whole genome shotgun sequence containing:
- the LOC136926616 gene encoding uncharacterized protein, whose product is MDSDEYKEKVAVLLNDTKTYLKLTDKRLNPTSSVEKDLNKILLKIKNENNGTAPQISPNLYRKLHCGNSNPASFYGLPKIHKPGRPLRPITSSIGSPTYAVSKYLVSVLSPLRKNTYTVQNSSVFTQQIKQHSISSEEVMVSFDVKSLFTSIPVNLALTITKDRLQRDQNLAERSYLSVDNILKLSDFVLNQNYFKYDGDHYKQIFGENWAHIESA
- the LOC136926615 gene encoding uncharacterized protein; the protein is MHRVKAVLRDNNYPLSFLHNRERALTTQPAENNFNGFVVLPYVQGVSEKIGRILNQHKVKVAYKPQQTINSLFPRPKELDDSDRQESGIVYKISCTQCNFVYYGQTERSIKTRIVEHKKAVANFDQNSKVAGHVNLFGHRMNFENVEVVGFESNYHERLFLEAWHSTLDPNSRNDHILLPEVYKGIARA